One region of Paraburkholderia acidiphila genomic DNA includes:
- a CDS encoding metallophosphoesterase family protein has protein sequence MSSDLPSQPSRRNALKCLAFGGVGTVFVLAGGVLTPVDLALAASAKDNAADSGVPLFLQISDSHIGFNKEANPDVAGTLKQTIDYVNAMPVKPALAIHTGDITHLSKPAEFDLAAQLLSGLDITELHTTPGEHDVTDGPQGEYFKRFGKASDNRGYYSFDHNGVHFIALVNVMHFKPNGLGNLGEDQLAWLENDLKGRTSSTPIVVFTHMPMWTIYEPWGWGTGDAGQAMDYLKRFGSVTVLNGHIHQIVSKVEGNITFHTARSTAYPQPTAGDGPGPGPLKVASDQLPKMLGVTSIRVSRHPLAATLSDMSLA, from the coding sequence ATGTCGTCAGATCTTCCTTCCCAACCGTCGCGCCGCAATGCCCTGAAATGCCTCGCCTTCGGTGGCGTGGGCACCGTGTTCGTTCTGGCCGGAGGCGTCCTCACGCCCGTGGATCTCGCGCTGGCCGCCAGCGCCAAGGACAACGCCGCGGATTCCGGCGTTCCGCTCTTCCTGCAGATCAGCGACTCGCATATCGGTTTTAACAAGGAAGCGAATCCCGATGTCGCGGGCACGCTCAAACAGACGATCGACTACGTCAACGCCATGCCGGTCAAACCCGCGCTGGCCATTCACACGGGCGATATCACCCATCTCTCCAAACCTGCGGAGTTCGATCTGGCGGCGCAATTGCTGTCCGGTCTCGACATCACGGAGTTGCACACCACGCCCGGCGAGCACGATGTGACGGACGGACCGCAAGGCGAATACTTCAAGCGTTTCGGCAAGGCATCGGACAATCGGGGCTATTACAGCTTCGACCACAACGGCGTGCACTTCATCGCGCTCGTCAACGTGATGCATTTCAAGCCGAACGGGCTCGGCAACCTGGGCGAGGACCAGCTCGCCTGGCTGGAAAACGACCTGAAGGGCCGCACGTCCAGCACGCCGATCGTCGTGTTTACTCACATGCCTATGTGGACGATCTATGAACCGTGGGGCTGGGGTACCGGCGACGCGGGCCAGGCCATGGACTATTTGAAGCGCTTCGGTTCGGTAACCGTCCTCAATGGCCATATTCATCAGATCGTTTCCAAGGTGGAGGGCAATATCACCTTCCACACGGCACGCTCGACCGCGTATCCGCAACCGACTGCCGGCGATGGCCCCGGACCCGGGCCGCTCAAGGTGGCGAGCGACCAGTTACCGAAGATGCTTGGCGTGACCAGTATCCGGGTCTCGCGCCATCCGCTCGCGGCGACGCTTTCCGACATGTCCCTCGCCTGA